The region GCCGTGCCTCCGGCGGCAGCGCCGCATCGGCTTCGGCGTTAACCACCGGCAGCGGGCCGGCGGGGATCGCCGCCGTCAACCCTTCCGGCAGATCGGTGACCTCGATGCGGCCGCCATCGCAGAGTGCGGCGGCGTAATCCAGCGCATTGCTCAGTTCTCGCAGGTTACCCGGCCAGTGATGCTGTTGCAGGCGGCGACGCGCGGCGGCGGAGAGCTGCGCCTTACCGGCCAGCAGTTTATCCACCAGCCAGTCGAGGTCGCTGCGCTGGCGTAACGCAGGCAGCGAGATACGCGCCCCCTGTAAACGGTAGAACAGATCGGCACGAAAACGCCCTTCCTGCACCAGTTGATCCAGCGCGTGGTGCGACGCGGAGATCACGCGGATATCCACCGATATCGGCCGCGTGGCCCCCACCGGCAGCACCTCCTGCTCCGCCAACACCCGCAGCAACCGGGTCTGCATCTCCAGCGGCATGTCGCCTATCTCATCAAGGAACAGCGTGCCGCCGTCGGCTTCCTGGATCAGCCCGCGCCGCCCTTTGCTGCCTGCGCCGGAGAAACTGCCGGGCAGATGGCCGAACAGTTCGCTCTCAATCAGCGCCGCCGGGATCGCCGCGCAGTTCACCGCCACAAACGCCCGATGGCGGCGGTTGCTTGCCTGGTGAAAGGCTTTGGCAAAAAACTCTTTCCCGCAGCCGGTTTCACCGTGAACCATCAGGTGCAGCGGTGCCTCCAGCAGCCGGGCGGCGCGCTGGAGCTGAAGCTGCAACGCAGCGTCGCCGCCGTTCAGTGCGGCCAGCGCCGGAGGTAACGCGCCGTGGCTGACTGCGGCCTTACGTGGCGCACGCCGAACGGGCTGCACGGCGGTAACGTACAGTTTCTCCCCGCTGCGGACGCGTTCGAGCGTCCCCTGCTGCCCACTGGCGCTGGCCAGCCAATCGGGAAGACTGTCGATGGAAGTATTAAACAGTTGTTCAATCGGCCGGCCGAGCAGCGTGCTGCGGCAGTGCGCCGGCGGCGCGGCGATGCCCAGCTCATTTTCCAGCATGCGCTGGGCGCGGTGGTTATGCCCCACCACGTTGCCGGCGGCATCGAAGGCGATCAGGAAATCCGGGCTGACCTCGACAAACGACGATGCCGGGCTGAGTTTCAGCACCCAATCGCCGCGATGTCGATGTTCAAACCAGGCGTTTTCAATCTGATGCGCATAAATTTTAGCGAGCTGTAACGCCAACTGCTGGCTGGATTTTGGTTGCGGCGAGCTGAGCGCGGAAATATCAAGAATGGCGTTTAACTGCCCCTGCGGATCGAACAGGGGAACGGCGGTGCAGGTCAGCGGGATATGGGTGGCGTCGAAATGATCGGCCTGATGCACGGTCAACGCCTTGCCGGTGGCCAGCGCGGTGCCCACGGCGCAGGTGCCTGCGCAGGCTTCCGTCCACTGCGCCCCGAGGAACAGCCCGGCACGGCGCAAGCTGATTTCGGCATTGACGTCCCCCAGGTAATCCACGGTGATGCCGCGCGCATCGGTCAACAGCACCACGTAGCCGGCGGCGGCAATCTGCTGATACAACATCGTCAGGCCGTGATGGGCAATGTGGCGAAACTCTTCCATTTCCTGGCGGTGTTCCCGCAGCTCATGCCACGGCAAGATACGCGCTTCCTGCATGCGGCGGGGATCAAGGCCATGATGTTCCACGCACCGCTGCCAGGAGTCGCGAATAGTCTGTTCATGTAAACGCGGGGCCAGTAAATGCGCCTTGTTGCTGAGGCTGGCCATTACCGTGGCAATGTGTTCGCGCTGGCTCTGATTCACGGGTCTTTCTCCTGTGGCGGCACGGTGGGAAGGCCCTCATCATACACCGGGTTGGGTGCCCGGTGCAGGGGCGGCAGGTGCCATCGCACCGCTTTCAGCCGCCGCGAATGGTGCCGCGCCAAATAAAGTCGGCATGGTACATCCGCGTTTCGCCCGGTATTTCCTGCCCCAGCGCGGGCGCCATGACCTCTTCGCTCTCCTCTTCCGCCACCAGCCACGCCACCGCATCCCGGGCGAACTGCTCCACCGGTTGGGTAAAGGTGGTGAGGTTGTAGGATGACCACGCCGCCTGCGGAATATCATCGTACCCGGCCACGCAAAGATCTTCCGGAATACGCAGCGCAAAGCGATGGCGCGCCTCATCCATAAAACCGCAAGCCAGCAGATCGGTGACGCAGAACACCGCATCAGGCCGCTCCCGACGGGTTAACAGACGGTGCGCCAGAATTTGTCCGCTCTCATACGAGGTGGTGCCAAAACGCTCGACGCTCACCGCCAGCCCCGCCGTTTCCGCCGCCTCCAGAAAACCGCGCTCGCGCGCCATCAGGCTTGGCGTACCCGCCAGCGAGTTGGCAAAGGCGATCCGCCGGCAACCGGCGCGGGCAAACGCCATCACCACCATGCCGGCCGCCTCTTCGTTATCCAGGTTGATGCTGAGCGAACCCGGTAGCGCATCATTGCGGTTAATCAGCACCAGCCGCTGGCCGTGCCGGTGGCACTGGCGGGCGATGGCGCTGTCCGGCATGCCGGAGAGGACAAAGGATGCATCTGCGCGGAAGTTAATCGCCTGCTGCAACGCCTGGGACACGCTGTCGTCGGAACGATCGGTGTTAATCAACATGGCGATTTTTCCCGCCTCCTGCAAATGCTGGGTCAGCAATCGCACCAGGCTGGCCCGGTAAGGCGTCGCCAGTTCGGACACGATCAGGCAGACAATGCCGCTGCGGTTGCGCACCAACCCCCGCGCCAAATGATTAACGTGGTAGCCCAGTTGTTCCGCCGCCCGCATCACCCTTTCGCGGGTCGCCGTCGAGACGCTGGCCCCGGGCGTATAGGTGCGCGACACCGCCGATCGGGACACCCCGGCCAGCTCCGCTACGTCTTTGGCACTGATCATTGCCTTGTCTGCCGCCATGGTTACATCCATCCGTTACCCGTTCCGATAAAGTTTGCCGCACTTTGCAAAGCTGTGCAAATTTTTCGCAGAAAATTTGTTTCATTTTTGTGACGAATAGGTTGAATTGTTCTATATCGCAATTGACAGCACAATTTTTATCCTCTAGTTATTTGCACACACGTGCAAAAAAAATGGCGACAACGTATCGCCACCCTACACAAAACCAGGAGAACACCATGCATCGAGTCACCCTGATGGCGGTCCTCGCCGCCGGCTCCGCGCTCTCGGCCCTGCCGGCCCACGCCGCCGGAAAACTGAATATGATCTGCTCCGCCGATGTCGTGGTCTGCGAACAGATGACCACGCTCTTCGAGAAACAGCACCCGGATGTCAACGTCAGCATGGTGCGTCTCTCCGCCGGAGAAGCCTATGCGCGCATCCGAACCGAAGCGCGAAACCCGCGCACCGACATTTGGTGGGCGGGCACCGGCGATCCCCATATGCAGGCCGCCAACGAGGGCTTGACCCAGCCCTATAAATCGCCGCTGCTTGATCAACAACACGACTGGGCGCGCAAGCAGGCGGAGAGTGCCGACTACCGCACCGTGGGCGTCTACGCCGGTGCGCTGGGCTGGGGCTACAACACCAAGCTGCTGGCGGAGAAAAAACTCAACGTCCCCGCCTGCTGGGCCGATCTGCTGGATCCGGCCTACAAGGGCGAGATCCAGATGGCCAACCCGAACTCATCCGGCACTGCCTACAACACCCTCGCCACGCTGGTGCAGATCATGGGGGAAGACAAGGCTTTCGATTACCTGAAAAAACTCAACGCCAATATCTCGCAATACACCAAATCAGGCTCCGCACCGGTTAAAGCGGCGGCACGCGGCGAAACGACGATAGGCATCGTCTTTATGCACGATGCGGTGGCGATGCAGGTCGATGGTTTCCCGGTGAAAGCCATCGCGCCCTGCGAGGGGACCGGGTTTGAAATTGGCTCCATGTCGATTGTCAAAGGCGCGCGTAACCTTGCCAATGCCAAGCTGTGGTACGACTGGGCGCTCGGCGCCGAAGCGCAATCGCACATGAAAGACGCCAAATCCTTCCAGTTGCCGTCAAACCGCGAAGCGGCTATCTCCGAGTATGCACCGCGCTTCGAGAACATCAAACTGATCGACTACGACTTTAAAACCTACGGCGCCACGGAAAAACGCAAAGAGCTGCTCAGCCGTTGGGATAAAGAGATCGGCTCCGGCGCGCAGTAATTCCCGTCCATTCCCTCTCGCACTCTCTGCCGTTGCCGGTAAACCGGGCGTGGCACGCCGCGCCCGCCCGGTATGCAGAGAAGGAATCATGAACGATCGAGGTTACGATGAATGCTCAAAACCGCCGCGTAGACGTGGCTCTTGCGCTGGGCGCGCTCGCATTGCTGCTGCTGCCCTGGTACAGCCAGGAAGCCGGATTCTTCGACTTCAGTTGGCTGAATACGCTGTGGCAGGATCGCGAAAGCGCCCCCGCGCTGTGGCAAATCCTGGTTTTTCAACGCCCATGGTTGGCTATTGCGCTGCTGCTGTTGCTGGTTTGTTCGCTGGGCCGCCTGCTGCAGGTGGGCCGATTGCGCTCGCAGTTACTGATGTCTGCCGCCGCCATCGGCATCATCTTCCTGCTGTTTGAAGGCCACGCCATCGGTTACAGCGGCTGGAACTGGCAATGGAGCGAACAGCTGTTTGGTGCGCTCGACGACGGCCAGCCCGCCTTTGGCGCCGGCGCTATTGCGTTGCTCACCGCGTTTTTGCTGCTGTTCTCATTTGGCTTGGCCGAGCGTGGCGTGCTGAAGGGGGATGCCTTTGTGGTGTCCTCGATCGTGCTGCTGGTCGCGTTGGTCAGCACCTTCGTGCTTTATCCGGTACTGAGCATGTTCGTCGCCTCGGTGCAGGACGCTGACGGCGCGTTTAAACCGGACGGCCTGATCGCCAATATGCAGGATCCGGCGATCTGGAGCCTCGGTTGCCTGAACGGCGGCAGTTGCGGCACCGCCTGGCGCACCCTGTGGCTGGCGCTGATGACCGCCGGCGGATCGACGCTGCTCGGCCTGGCCTTTGCGCTGGCCGCAACCCGCACGCCGCTGCCGTTCAAGAAAGGGCTGCGCCTGCTCAGCGTACTGCCGATCATCACGCCGCCGTTCGTCATTGGCCTGGCGCTGATGCTGCTGTTTGGCCGTTCCGGCATCGTCACCGAGCTGCTTTCCACCCTGTTCGGCATCGAGCCGGGGCGTTGGCTGTACGGCCTGACCGGGATCTGGATTGCCCAGGTGCTTTCCTTTACCCCGATCGCCTTTTTGGTGCTGATTGGCGTAGTGGAAGGCGTCAGCCCTTCGCTGGAAGAGGCCTCGCAAACGCTGCGCGCCAACCGCTGGCGCACCTTCCGTTACGTTTCGCTGCCGCTGATGGCGCCCGGCCTGGCCAATGCTTTCCTGATCAGTTTTATCGAAAGCATGGCGGATTTCGGTAACCCTATGGTGCTCGGCGGCAGCCACGGCGTGCTCTCGACCGAGATCTTCTTCTCGGTGGTGGGGGCGCAAAACGATCCGAGCCGCGCAGCGGTGCTGGCGATCATCCTGCTGTGCTTTACCCTCAGCGCCTTTGTGTTGCAGCGCCTGTGGCTGGCAGGCAAAAGCTTCGCCACCGTTACCGGCAAAGGCGATTCCGGCATGCACTGCGGCCTGCCGCGCGGGC is a window of Serratia plymuthica DNA encoding:
- a CDS encoding LacI family DNA-binding transcriptional regulator → MDVTMAADKAMISAKDVAELAGVSRSAVSRTYTPGASVSTATRERVMRAAEQLGYHVNHLARGLVRNRSGIVCLIVSELATPYRASLVRLLTQHLQEAGKIAMLINTDRSDDSVSQALQQAINFRADASFVLSGMPDSAIARQCHRHGQRLVLINRNDALPGSLSINLDNEEAAGMVVMAFARAGCRRIAFANSLAGTPSLMARERGFLEAAETAGLAVSVERFGTTSYESGQILAHRLLTRRERPDAVFCVTDLLACGFMDEARHRFALRIPEDLCVAGYDDIPQAAWSSYNLTTFTQPVEQFARDAVAWLVAEEESEEVMAPALGQEIPGETRMYHADFIWRGTIRGG
- a CDS encoding ABC transporter permease; translated protein: MNAQNRRVDVALALGALALLLLPWYSQEAGFFDFSWLNTLWQDRESAPALWQILVFQRPWLAIALLLLLVCSLGRLLQVGRLRSQLLMSAAAIGIIFLLFEGHAIGYSGWNWQWSEQLFGALDDGQPAFGAGAIALLTAFLLLFSFGLAERGVLKGDAFVVSSIVLLVALVSTFVLYPVLSMFVASVQDADGAFKPDGLIANMQDPAIWSLGCLNGGSCGTAWRTLWLALMTAGGSTLLGLAFALAATRTPLPFKKGLRLLSVLPIITPPFVIGLALMLLFGRSGIVTELLSTLFGIEPGRWLYGLTGIWIAQVLSFTPIAFLVLIGVVEGVSPSLEEASQTLRANRWRTFRYVSLPLMAPGLANAFLISFIESMADFGNPMVLGGSHGVLSTEIFFSVVGAQNDPSRAAVLAIILLCFTLSAFVLQRLWLAGKSFATVTGKGDSGMHCGLPRGLRYGVYGLVIPWGLFTLVVYGMILIGGFVQSWGLDNSLTLAHYTRAFGFQWSGGQILWTGVAWNSFWTTLEIALIAAPLTAIVGLLTAWLIVRQKFAGRQTFEFMLMLSFAIPGTVIGVSYIMAYNLPPLEITGTALILVACFVFRNMPVGVRGGIAAMSQLDRSLDEASLTLRAGSFRTLRKVILPLLKPAISAALVYAFVRAITSISAVIFLVSAQYNMATSYIVGLVENGEYGVAIAYSSVLIVVMLAVILTFQLLVGERRLRRVSRIATPPVASPPALQQETAV
- a CDS encoding sigma-54-dependent Fis family transcriptional regulator, which codes for MNQSQREHIATVMASLSNKAHLLAPRLHEQTIRDSWQRCVEHHGLDPRRMQEARILPWHELREHRQEMEEFRHIAHHGLTMLYQQIAAAGYVVLLTDARGITVDYLGDVNAEISLRRAGLFLGAQWTEACAGTCAVGTALATGKALTVHQADHFDATHIPLTCTAVPLFDPQGQLNAILDISALSSPQPKSSQQLALQLAKIYAHQIENAWFEHRHRGDWVLKLSPASSFVEVSPDFLIAFDAAGNVVGHNHRAQRMLENELGIAAPPAHCRSTLLGRPIEQLFNTSIDSLPDWLASASGQQGTLERVRSGEKLYVTAVQPVRRAPRKAAVSHGALPPALAALNGGDAALQLQLQRAARLLEAPLHLMVHGETGCGKEFFAKAFHQASNRRHRAFVAVNCAAIPAALIESELFGHLPGSFSGAGSKGRRGLIQEADGGTLFLDEIGDMPLEMQTRLLRVLAEQEVLPVGATRPISVDIRVISASHHALDQLVQEGRFRADLFYRLQGARISLPALRQRSDLDWLVDKLLAGKAQLSAAARRRLQQHHWPGNLRELSNALDYAAALCDGGRIEVTDLPEGLTAAIPAGPLPVVNAEADAALPPEARLLVQYLRAARWNHSAVARQMGISRMTLYRRMQRFGIQSPVHD
- a CDS encoding ABC transporter substrate-binding protein; this translates as MHRVTLMAVLAAGSALSALPAHAAGKLNMICSADVVVCEQMTTLFEKQHPDVNVSMVRLSAGEAYARIRTEARNPRTDIWWAGTGDPHMQAANEGLTQPYKSPLLDQQHDWARKQAESADYRTVGVYAGALGWGYNTKLLAEKKLNVPACWADLLDPAYKGEIQMANPNSSGTAYNTLATLVQIMGEDKAFDYLKKLNANISQYTKSGSAPVKAAARGETTIGIVFMHDAVAMQVDGFPVKAIAPCEGTGFEIGSMSIVKGARNLANAKLWYDWALGAEAQSHMKDAKSFQLPSNREAAISEYAPRFENIKLIDYDFKTYGATEKRKELLSRWDKEIGSGAQ